From a region of the Leptospira kmetyi serovar Malaysia str. Bejo-Iso9 genome:
- a CDS encoding ABC transporter ATP-binding protein, translating into MTQKRKKSEIVFQARNIGKIYKMGEVEVPALHSVDLELNSGEFVVLLGPSGSGKSTLLNILGGLDTPTSGTVKFQNQDLFSSDDTNLTLYRRNHIGFVFQFYNLIPSLTALENVSLVTELSSDPMNAEEALGLVDLLERKDHFPAQLSGGEQQRVAIARAIAKKPDVLLCDEPTGALDFKTGRIVLDAISKVNSELGTTTVVITHNAIIAQMADRVVEMRDGSVISNKKNSRKKRSGELNW; encoded by the coding sequence ATGACCCAGAAACGGAAAAAATCCGAGATCGTGTTTCAAGCCCGCAACATCGGAAAGATATACAAGATGGGCGAAGTCGAAGTTCCCGCGCTTCACTCCGTGGATCTGGAATTGAATTCGGGAGAATTCGTCGTTCTTTTAGGGCCTTCCGGTTCGGGTAAATCCACTCTTTTGAATATTCTCGGCGGATTGGACACGCCCACGTCGGGAACGGTAAAATTCCAAAATCAAGACCTATTCTCTTCGGACGATACGAACCTCACTCTTTACCGGAGAAATCATATCGGATTCGTATTCCAATTTTATAATCTAATTCCGAGTCTAACCGCTTTGGAAAACGTTTCCCTCGTGACCGAGTTGAGTTCCGATCCGATGAACGCCGAAGAGGCGTTGGGGCTCGTGGATCTTTTGGAAAGAAAGGATCATTTTCCCGCTCAGTTATCCGGAGGAGAACAACAAAGGGTCGCGATCGCAAGAGCCATCGCGAAAAAACCGGACGTTCTTCTTTGCGACGAACCCACGGGCGCCTTGGATTTTAAAACGGGGAGAATCGTACTCGACGCGATTTCAAAAGTGAACTCGGAGCTCGGGACGACGACCGTGGTAATCACGCATAACGCGATCATCGCGCAGATGGCCGATCGAGTCGTCGAGATGCGGGACGGTTCCGTGATCTCGAACAAAAAAAATTCCCGTAAAAAAAGATCGGGAGAATTGAACTGGTGA
- a CDS encoding RNA polymerase sigma factor encodes MMTESEFTEIVSSTRDIVLSAIEKNLAERFSYAIDDVAQETYFRAYKALKKDQFRKESKLSTWLYAIARNESLRMNDKLRREEERAEKLAKSKKEEDFLTGHSNLNGNSKYSEQNSQEVIGMLRSLLVKIPDKYRRVLEFYLAGYSEKQIAETMGVKPGTVKSRAARGKEMMKRVGAKEKFYD; translated from the coding sequence ATGATGACTGAATCTGAGTTTACAGAAATCGTAAGTTCCACAAGGGACATTGTCCTCTCTGCGATAGAAAAAAATCTCGCAGAGAGGTTTTCTTATGCCATAGACGACGTGGCGCAAGAAACCTATTTTCGCGCGTACAAAGCCTTAAAGAAGGATCAGTTTCGCAAAGAATCAAAACTGAGTACCTGGTTGTACGCGATCGCCAGAAACGAATCCCTTAGAATGAACGATAAACTGCGAAGAGAGGAAGAGAGAGCTGAGAAACTGGCCAAGTCGAAAAAAGAGGAAGACTTCCTCACGGGCCATTCTAACCTGAACGGGAATTCGAAATATTCCGAACAGAATTCTCAGGAAGTGATCGGGATGTTGCGCTCTCTTTTGGTAAAAATTCCCGATAAATACAGAAGGGTTCTCGAATTCTATCTTGCGGGCTATTCCGAAAAACAAATCGCGGAAACGATGGGCGTAAAACCCGGAACCGTCAAGTCGAGAGCGGCCAGAGGAAAAGAGATGATGAAACGAGTTGGAGCAAAGGAGAAATTTTATGACTAA
- a CDS encoding efflux RND transporter periplasmic adaptor subunit gives MDLKQTLDKILSDRRFRIGAIVLIVILFLWFLLRPKPVVSETAKVIRGTYQQIVEEEGITRVREKFTIYSPVNGVLKRIHKHAGESVTKGEILAVVKWDYDRTVTSPINGKVLKVLRESEGPIEMGGPLLEVGNTDQMEIAVEVLTQEAVHLHPGNVVEIEGWGGEKLEGKLKLVEPAAFTKVSSLGVEEQRVRAIVDFNPPSEMGEGFQVRCKIVSEKKENQIIAPTAALFREGEDWFVFRVSKNKVHKTKVILESRSGENALIREGLGEGDEVVLFPGEGITEGVQIR, from the coding sequence ATGGACTTAAAGCAGACATTGGATAAAATTCTTTCGGATCGAAGATTCAGAATCGGCGCGATCGTTTTGATTGTGATCTTGTTCCTGTGGTTTTTGCTCAGACCCAAACCGGTCGTTTCGGAAACCGCAAAAGTGATCCGAGGAACGTATCAACAGATCGTGGAAGAGGAAGGGATCACGAGGGTTCGTGAAAAGTTTACGATCTATTCTCCCGTAAACGGAGTTCTAAAAAGAATCCACAAACACGCGGGAGAATCCGTTACAAAAGGAGAAATTCTTGCGGTCGTAAAATGGGATTACGATCGGACCGTGACGTCGCCTATCAACGGTAAGGTGCTGAAAGTTCTCAGAGAAAGCGAAGGTCCGATCGAAATGGGAGGTCCTCTTCTCGAAGTGGGCAACACCGATCAGATGGAAATCGCCGTGGAAGTTCTCACACAAGAAGCGGTTCATCTTCATCCGGGCAACGTCGTAGAAATCGAAGGATGGGGCGGAGAAAAACTCGAAGGCAAACTCAAACTCGTGGAACCCGCCGCGTTTACGAAAGTTTCCTCCTTAGGCGTGGAAGAACAAAGAGTCAGAGCCATCGTGGATTTTAATCCTCCTTCGGAAATGGGAGAAGGGTTTCAAGTCCGGTGCAAAATCGTAAGCGAAAAAAAGGAGAATCAAATCATCGCGCCGACCGCGGCCTTGTTTCGAGAGGGAGAGGATTGGTTCGTGTTTCGAGTGTCGAAGAACAAGGTTCATAAGACAAAAGTAATATTAGAATCGAGAAGCGGAGAGAACGCGTTGATCCGGGAAGGACTCGGAGAAGGCGACGAGGTAGTCTTGTTTCCCGGAGAAGGGATCACGGAAGGAGTGCAAATACGTTAA
- a CDS encoding tetratricopeptide repeat protein: MKYILLIVAVCIVTSCKDQRQKAVYLYNSGNYEEALNLYDEVEKTSKLDYIDYYRIAAIYRSLKQNEKAIIYFNKSLELNKDNPNTLLALGNIYEDDGYYQRAIDLYLKALNTKGKPSDFVLFFRLGRCYEETRDVEKSIVFFTTFLVQASEFEKAGKKLDGYENLLEYATKYIETNASKVKSLHFDSQIFDEINKKKK, from the coding sequence ATGAAGTATATTTTATTAATTGTAGCAGTATGCATAGTGACATCTTGTAAAGACCAGCGTCAAAAAGCAGTGTACCTATATAATTCTGGAAATTATGAGGAGGCATTGAACCTATATGATGAGGTTGAGAAAACAAGTAAATTAGATTATATTGATTACTATCGAATTGCTGCAATATACCGTTCTTTGAAGCAAAATGAGAAGGCAATCATTTACTTTAACAAATCACTCGAATTAAATAAGGATAATCCAAATACGTTATTGGCATTAGGAAATATTTATGAAGATGATGGCTATTATCAAAGGGCAATCGATCTTTATTTAAAAGCTTTAAATACTAAAGGTAAACCATCTGATTTTGTTTTATTTTTTAGATTAGGTAGATGTTATGAGGAAACAAGGGATGTTGAAAAATCAATTGTATTTTTTACAACTTTCTTAGTACAGGCGTCTGAATTTGAAAAAGCTGGAAAGAAATTGGATGGTTATGAAAATTTGCTTGAATATGCAACGAAATATATAGAGACCAACGCTTCGAAAGTTAAGTCGTTGCACTTTGATTCGCAGATTTTTGACGAAATAAATAAAAAGAAAAAATAA
- a CDS encoding PAS domain-containing sensor histidine kinase: MELIQEALDNIGDKIRFVEFIPCPVLLSQVKEDRFQTLYLNRSFRELIGYKIQEIPTLDDWFIQAYPDEVYRSEIRSDWWAGVRHGRTSGRHSTSMKAKIRTKSNGERWFHIRSTEFGELNAVAFQDIHDLETSNLELAHNNSTKSQLLSILAHDLRTPLIQIISLISLFKNEEISTTDLYPYLSKLNIQTYLTIDLIDNTLNWVKANSRNISVSKSSFSPVPIIEELTALYSDFIKLKQIRVEMDLDENILIFSDREIFKVIVRNLFINALKFSKPSGTVFLKAKVISDQQLISVIDEGVGMSSEELQKVFSKESYSSPGTLNESGAGLGVKLCRDFSRLTDVEFRLESEKHKGTCASLLFG; this comes from the coding sequence ATGGAATTGATTCAGGAAGCTTTAGACAACATCGGAGATAAAATACGTTTCGTGGAGTTTATCCCCTGTCCCGTCTTGCTCTCACAGGTCAAAGAAGACCGTTTTCAAACCCTTTATCTCAATCGAAGTTTTCGGGAATTGATCGGCTATAAGATCCAGGAAATTCCAACCTTGGACGACTGGTTTATTCAGGCATATCCGGACGAGGTTTACAGAAGCGAAATCAGATCGGATTGGTGGGCCGGAGTCCGTCACGGAAGAACCAGCGGCCGACACAGCACTTCGATGAAAGCGAAGATCAGAACCAAATCGAACGGAGAAAGATGGTTTCACATCCGAAGCACGGAGTTCGGAGAATTGAACGCGGTTGCCTTTCAAGATATCCACGATTTAGAAACTTCGAATCTCGAGTTGGCTCACAACAATTCGACTAAGTCACAACTTCTTTCCATTCTCGCGCACGATCTAAGAACTCCTTTGATACAAATCATTTCTCTCATTTCCTTATTTAAAAACGAAGAGATTTCCACCACGGATCTTTATCCCTATCTTTCCAAGTTAAACATTCAAACCTATCTCACGATCGACTTGATCGACAACACTTTGAACTGGGTCAAAGCGAATTCGAGAAACATTTCCGTCAGCAAAAGTTCTTTTTCGCCCGTTCCCATCATCGAAGAACTGACCGCTCTGTACAGCGACTTCATCAAACTGAAACAAATCCGTGTTGAAATGGATTTAGATGAGAATATTCTAATATTCAGTGATCGTGAAATTTTCAAAGTGATCGTGAGAAATCTTTTTATCAACGCCCTTAAGTTTTCAAAACCGAGCGGAACCGTTTTCTTAAAGGCGAAAGTGATCTCGGATCAACAACTGATTTCGGTCATCGACGAAGGCGTAGGCATGTCCTCCGAAGAACTCCAAAAAGTTTTTTCCAAGGAATCCTATTCTTCTCCCGGCACGTTGAACGAAAGCGGCGCCGGTCTCGGAGTCAAACTCTGCAGGGATTTTTCAAGATTGACGGACGTTGAGTTTCGTTTAGAAAGCGAGAAGCACAAAGGGACTTGTGCGAGTTTGCTTTTTGGTTGA
- a CDS encoding ABC transporter permease: protein MKILDRKVFREMRTLKTQGITIALVVAAGVGIFIASRSAYDSLFSAREKFYASSYFAQGFVSLKRAPESILKDLSDIPGIGAARTRIVQEAVLDIPNETLPTSGRFVSLTEGINVPYLRSGRLPKGESEVLLSEAFAISNKLVPGNKIVGILEGEKRILTVVGIALSPEYVYIFRGTNPLPDDKHFGILWMDRKGMENAFGMIGAFNDVVFTFAPEAKRTSVLKRMDQILEPYGGFGAYDRDKLPSHSFLRDEFKQLRTMAYTLPMIFLGVAAFLLHIVSTRIIAQEREQIATLKALGYSDMEIAGHYLKIISVISGLGSVLGVVIGFWLGGAMTNLYSEYYRFPHLDFRFDPSLALIGIAIGIFSGALGTSYSIFKILKLDPAQAMRPPVPASFKKNPIETYTKFLSTQSRMILRNLTRRPARTLISILGISTSVMIMVLGMFSTDAVNAMIEIQFNLLQRESVTVSFLGPVSKTAVDEFKNDPGVLSAEGYRMIPIRIRVGHLSKEISLQGIPSDAKLRRLVGKKRNILTPPSSGIFLNENVAQKLGIKTGSQIQMEVLEGNRKKIVVRVDGLVEELLGQGAYMDLLAVNRLLGEGESINLIALRTDAKEESNLLSRLKEVPKISGISTREGSLKVFSDTMARSTLATTVILFVFAAVISIGVVYNTAMISLSERIFELGSLRILGFTKEEVFRILAGELGFEILASLPIGCVLGYSCAYLLMNTVETEGFKIPLIISYRTYVIAIFTTLGTAVLSYFILYSKIKTMDLLSVLKIRE from the coding sequence GTGAAAATTCTCGATCGAAAAGTGTTTCGGGAAATGAGAACCTTAAAGACGCAAGGGATCACGATCGCGTTGGTCGTCGCGGCCGGTGTGGGAATTTTTATCGCTTCGAGAAGCGCGTATGATTCTTTGTTTTCCGCGCGGGAAAAATTCTACGCCTCCTCTTATTTCGCACAAGGATTCGTTTCCTTAAAGCGCGCTCCCGAATCGATCCTGAAAGATCTTTCCGACATTCCCGGAATCGGCGCGGCGCGCACGAGAATCGTTCAGGAAGCCGTATTAGATATTCCGAATGAAACCTTGCCCACTTCGGGAAGGTTCGTTTCTCTGACCGAAGGAATCAACGTTCCTTATCTTCGATCGGGCAGACTTCCGAAAGGAGAATCGGAGGTTTTGTTAAGCGAAGCCTTTGCGATCTCCAACAAACTCGTGCCCGGAAACAAGATCGTCGGAATTTTGGAAGGAGAAAAAAGAATTCTCACCGTGGTCGGAATCGCTTTGTCACCCGAATACGTTTATATCTTTCGAGGAACCAATCCTCTTCCCGACGACAAACACTTCGGAATTCTTTGGATGGATCGCAAAGGAATGGAAAACGCCTTCGGGATGATCGGCGCGTTCAACGACGTTGTGTTTACGTTCGCACCCGAAGCGAAAAGAACCTCCGTCTTGAAAAGAATGGATCAAATTCTCGAACCCTATGGAGGATTCGGAGCGTATGATCGGGACAAACTTCCTTCCCATTCTTTTTTGAGGGACGAGTTCAAACAACTGAGAACCATGGCCTATACTCTTCCCATGATTTTTTTGGGAGTCGCCGCATTTCTTTTGCATATCGTTTCCACTCGGATCATCGCGCAGGAACGCGAACAGATCGCGACGCTCAAAGCATTAGGATATTCTGATATGGAAATCGCGGGTCATTATCTGAAGATCATATCCGTAATCAGCGGACTCGGTTCCGTTCTCGGTGTGGTGATCGGATTTTGGCTCGGAGGAGCGATGACGAATCTTTATTCGGAGTATTACCGATTTCCGCATTTGGATTTTCGATTCGATCCCAGTTTGGCGTTGATCGGAATCGCAATCGGAATTTTTTCCGGCGCCTTGGGAACCTCGTATTCCATATTCAAAATTCTTAAATTAGATCCCGCGCAAGCGATGCGACCTCCCGTTCCGGCGAGTTTTAAAAAGAATCCGATCGAAACCTATACGAAATTTCTTTCCACACAATCCAGGATGATTCTTAGAAACCTGACGAGACGTCCCGCGAGAACCTTGATTTCGATCCTGGGAATTTCCACATCCGTTATGATCATGGTATTGGGAATGTTTTCCACGGACGCGGTCAACGCGATGATCGAAATTCAATTCAATCTTTTGCAAAGAGAATCGGTCACCGTTTCCTTTTTAGGGCCGGTTTCCAAAACTGCGGTGGACGAATTCAAAAACGATCCGGGTGTTCTTTCCGCCGAAGGTTATAGAATGATTCCGATCCGAATCCGAGTCGGTCATCTTTCGAAAGAAATTTCCTTACAAGGAATTCCGAGCGACGCAAAACTCAGAAGACTCGTTGGAAAAAAAAGAAACATATTAACGCCGCCAAGTTCCGGAATTTTCTTAAACGAGAACGTGGCCCAAAAACTCGGAATCAAAACCGGCTCACAGATCCAAATGGAAGTCCTCGAAGGAAATCGAAAGAAGATCGTCGTTCGCGTGGACGGACTCGTGGAAGAATTATTGGGTCAAGGCGCTTACATGGATCTCCTCGCGGTCAACCGACTTCTCGGAGAAGGCGAAAGTATAAACCTCATCGCGCTCCGAACGGACGCAAAGGAAGAATCGAATCTTCTTTCCAGACTGAAGGAAGTTCCGAAAATCTCGGGCATCTCCACAAGAGAAGGAAGTCTAAAAGTTTTTTCCGATACGATGGCGAGAAGCACGCTCGCAACCACGGTGATTCTATTCGTATTCGCGGCGGTCATCTCGATCGGGGTCGTCTACAATACGGCGATGATCTCTCTTTCGGAAAGAATTTTCGAACTCGGCAGTTTAAGAATATTAGGTTTTACTAAAGAAGAAGTGTTTCGGATCCTCGCCGGAGAATTGGGTTTCGAAATTCTCGCGTCCTTACCGATCGGATGTGTATTGGGTTATTCGTGCGCTTATCTTCTGATGAACACGGTCGAAACGGAAGGTTTTAAAATTCCTTTGATCATATCCTATCGAACCTATGTCATCGCGATTTTTACGACCTTGGGAACCGCGGTTCTCAGTTACTTCATATTGTATTCTAAGATAAAAACGATGGATCTTCTCAGCGTATTGAAGATCAGGGAATAA
- a CDS encoding Spy/CpxP family protein refolding chaperone encodes MKGFLKVSGLILVAAALFAGGCRYYKSPEKRAEFVVKKITSELDLNDSQKQVLNRIKDEILTKRKDLKLQGPRIPAEALAEFRQPALDEKKINKSFELEMNKMTEMRSFMTKKAIEFHAVLTPEQRNKLVDLITEFQQKHRHHDD; translated from the coding sequence ATGAAAGGATTTTTAAAAGTTTCCGGTCTGATTCTTGTAGCGGCCGCATTGTTTGCGGGAGGTTGTAGATATTACAAGTCTCCCGAAAAAAGAGCGGAGTTTGTGGTTAAGAAGATCACTTCGGAATTGGATCTGAACGATTCTCAAAAGCAAGTTCTCAACCGCATCAAGGACGAGATTCTTACCAAGAGAAAAGATCTGAAATTGCAAGGACCGAGAATTCCGGCCGAAGCGCTTGCAGAATTTCGTCAGCCCGCTTTGGACGAGAAAAAAATAAACAAGTCGTTCGAACTTGAGATGAACAAGATGACCGAGATGAGAAGTTTCATGACTAAAAAGGCGATCGAGTTTCATGCGGTTCTCACTCCGGAACAAAGAAATAAACTAGTGGATTTGATTACAGAGTTTCAACAGAAACACCGTCATCATGATGACTGA
- a CDS encoding lectin-like protein, translating into MKRILTILIGSLLLGTVGNLYASRGAVVENPIDVFEKSFENKVLSIQRKTQVNANLPVHRALFYGTHNSYNSKSYAGPFFSYAFPNQKYSIGEQLRLGARFIELDIHWTLGTHARKELLLCHGQDSHVGCNVFDRPFYKGLEEVRDWVSNSANRNEVLVLYIEDKIDGHSSEALQTLKDYLDPWLYRYSGSCSDIPSPENMPKLGDMVASNKRILLMSNGCYDSQWSGYFKRIFFGSTTSSPKDFKGYPDCNYSRATYNSTMVRFFNDTTNYFGFYDGVKESGSFTNSNIASMLSCEVNVFGIDQFDPDFAKQAIWSWNASEPNNWAGNENCAVLWSNGRWNDLNCGASNRFSCKDSSGNWYVTSGSGSWGSGNAQCSSETAGRFKFSAPLTPYENKKLLETKNSVGAGDLWINLTDQYSEGNWVPGN; encoded by the coding sequence ATGAAGAGAATTTTAACGATTCTCATCGGTTCTCTCTTGTTGGGAACCGTGGGAAATCTTTACGCAAGCCGTGGCGCGGTGGTCGAAAATCCGATCGACGTTTTCGAAAAATCTTTCGAGAACAAGGTTCTTTCCATTCAAAGAAAAACCCAGGTCAACGCAAACCTTCCGGTGCATCGGGCTCTTTTTTACGGAACCCACAATTCATACAACAGCAAGTCCTATGCGGGTCCGTTTTTTTCTTACGCGTTTCCGAATCAAAAATATTCCATCGGTGAACAACTTCGTTTAGGCGCGCGTTTTATCGAACTGGACATTCATTGGACTTTGGGCACACACGCTCGCAAAGAACTTCTTCTTTGTCACGGTCAGGACAGTCACGTGGGTTGTAACGTTTTCGACAGACCTTTTTATAAAGGTTTGGAAGAGGTTCGCGATTGGGTTTCCAATTCCGCAAACCGCAACGAGGTTTTGGTTCTTTACATTGAAGATAAGATCGACGGTCATTCTTCGGAAGCTCTTCAAACGTTGAAGGACTATCTCGATCCTTGGTTGTATCGTTACTCCGGCAGTTGTTCGGACATTCCTTCGCCTGAGAATATGCCGAAGTTGGGCGACATGGTCGCTTCCAATAAAAGAATTCTTCTGATGAGCAACGGTTGTTACGATTCTCAGTGGAGCGGTTACTTCAAAAGAATTTTCTTCGGTTCCACCACGAGCAGTCCGAAGGATTTTAAAGGTTATCCGGATTGTAATTACTCGAGAGCCACTTACAATTCTACGATGGTGCGTTTCTTCAACGATACGACGAACTACTTCGGTTTTTACGACGGCGTAAAAGAAAGCGGTTCATTCACGAATTCTAATATAGCTTCCATGCTTTCCTGTGAAGTGAACGTCTTCGGAATCGATCAGTTCGATCCCGATTTCGCGAAACAGGCGATCTGGTCTTGGAACGCATCCGAACCGAACAACTGGGCGGGCAACGAGAACTGCGCCGTTCTTTGGAGCAACGGACGATGGAACGATCTCAACTGCGGCGCTTCCAATCGTTTCTCTTGTAAGGATTCATCCGGTAATTGGTATGTTACTTCCGGTAGCGGTTCTTGGGGTTCTGGTAACGCCCAGTGTTCTTCCGAAACCGCAGGTCGCTTTAAATTTTCGGCGCCGCTTACACCTTACGAAAACAAAAAACTTTTGGAAACTAAGAACTCGGTCGGAGCGGGGGATCTTTGGATTAACTTAACGGATCAGTATTCGGAAGGAAATTGGGTTCCGGGCAACTGA
- a CDS encoding response regulator, which yields MKVAATYSLLLAEDDESNAELLIRHLERYNFDVDHVVDGIAAEIKLRKTRYDLILTDNRMPKLSGLDLLERIPETNRTTPIIFLTVSNERDTIIQAAHNKRLVAYLLKPIDTQVLIEKICSALGVRVDSLIDKKEYPFEILPFTNTDQGIGVGIELKGCPYGRSIEKLVQEISFFLKELPSLRSILIKVNPEFFYFKNGGQLLSSLRDRLAIKYEIRKEDIIIQAEH from the coding sequence ATGAAAGTCGCAGCGACTTATTCTTTGTTATTGGCCGAAGACGACGAAAGCAACGCGGAACTTTTGATCCGTCATTTGGAACGATACAACTTCGACGTGGATCACGTCGTCGACGGAATCGCCGCGGAAATCAAACTGAGAAAGACGCGTTATGACCTCATTCTAACGGACAACCGTATGCCGAAGTTGAGCGGTTTGGATCTTTTGGAAAGAATTCCCGAAACCAACCGTACGACTCCGATCATTTTCCTGACCGTAAGCAACGAAAGAGATACGATCATACAAGCGGCGCATAATAAAAGACTTGTGGCTTATCTTTTAAAACCGATCGACACTCAGGTTCTGATCGAAAAAATCTGCAGCGCACTCGGAGTTCGAGTGGATTCCCTGATCGATAAGAAGGAGTATCCCTTCGAAATTCTTCCGTTTACGAACACGGATCAAGGAATCGGAGTGGGAATCGAACTGAAAGGTTGTCCTTACGGAAGAAGTATCGAAAAACTCGTTCAGGAAATTTCTTTTTTCCTAAAGGAGCTTCCTTCTTTACGAAGCATCTTAATCAAAGTGAATCCCGAATTCTTTTATTTTAAGAACGGGGGACAATTACTTTCTTCCCTTCGCGATCGTTTAGCGATCAAATACGAAATCAGAAAAGAAGACATCATCATTCAGGCGGAACATTAA
- a CDS encoding GAF domain-containing SpoIIE family protein phosphatase — translation MSLAKNPVIDSGDLNAALHVLTESISRALNCERCSIWFYKEVKISIQCLDLFILSENSHNSGMELFQKDFPHYFEVLQSQRLIVADDAVNDESTREFAQNYLKPLNIVSMLDAPILMDGKLLGIICNEQVSDKRAWTLEEQTFVGSLADMIPRIFQAVERKKAQEELKKANERLEQTVKARTRIILNQKEELEHQIKMAKKIQGALLPSVLPKSEYVDLQYLYTPMMELGGDFVDFLYDEENHTLGFFICDVSGHGVSAALLASMVKMSYPNWRSYIQNPEYGLTQIYESLCGKFAGHFITAILGTLNVKTGEGRMTNAGHCPPVLLKNGKKPQVFNRTGALLTDLIALKLETIPFHLDEGDRLVLYTDGIIEAFSERKEMFTEERLLALLDSSENKTLSELCQNVFSEVNRFMGTAHDGFMDDLTILALERRIPFS, via the coding sequence ATGTCCTTGGCGAAAAATCCGGTGATCGACAGCGGGGATCTGAACGCCGCGTTGCACGTTCTTACCGAATCCATTTCAAGAGCGTTGAACTGCGAACGATGTAGCATCTGGTTTTATAAGGAAGTGAAGATTTCCATCCAATGCCTCGATCTTTTTATTCTCTCCGAAAATTCCCATAACTCCGGAATGGAATTGTTCCAAAAGGATTTTCCCCATTATTTCGAAGTGCTTCAAAGTCAAAGACTGATCGTCGCGGACGACGCGGTGAACGACGAAAGCACGCGGGAATTCGCCCAAAATTATCTGAAACCTTTGAACATCGTTTCGATGCTCGACGCTCCGATCCTGATGGACGGCAAACTTCTCGGAATCATCTGCAACGAACAAGTCAGCGACAAACGCGCTTGGACTTTGGAGGAACAAACCTTCGTCGGTTCGCTCGCAGATATGATCCCGAGAATCTTTCAAGCCGTGGAAAGAAAAAAGGCGCAGGAAGAATTAAAAAAAGCGAACGAACGTCTCGAACAAACCGTTAAGGCAAGAACGAGAATCATCCTGAATCAAAAGGAAGAATTGGAACATCAGATCAAGATGGCCAAAAAAATCCAAGGCGCGCTTCTTCCTTCCGTTCTTCCGAAATCCGAATACGTGGATCTGCAGTATCTTTATACTCCGATGATGGAACTCGGCGGCGACTTCGTTGATTTTCTTTACGACGAGGAGAATCACACGCTCGGCTTTTTTATCTGCGACGTTTCCGGTCACGGAGTTTCGGCGGCGCTTCTCGCTTCCATGGTCAAGATGTCTTATCCCAATTGGAGATCGTATATTCAAAATCCGGAATATGGTTTGACTCAAATCTACGAATCCCTTTGCGGAAAATTCGCGGGTCATTTTATCACGGCCATTCTCGGGACGCTCAACGTCAAAACGGGCGAGGGGAGAATGACGAACGCGGGTCATTGCCCTCCCGTGTTGTTGAAAAACGGCAAAAAGCCCCAGGTTTTCAATCGAACCGGCGCCTTGCTTACGGATCTGATCGCTCTGAAACTCGAAACGATTCCGTTTCATTTGGACGAAGGCGACAGGCTCGTGTTGTACACGGACGGAATCATAGAAGCGTTTAGCGAACGTAAGGAGATGTTCACCGAAGAACGTCTTCTCGCTCTTTTGGATTCCAGCGAAAACAAAACATTAAGCGAACTCTGTCAAAACGTATTCTCCGAAGTGAACCGATTTATGGGAACCGCCCACGACGGATTTATGGACGATCTTACCATTCTCGCTCTCGAAAGAAGAATTCCTTTTTCCTAA